In a genomic window of Primulina huaijiensis isolate GDHJ02 chromosome 10, ASM1229523v2, whole genome shotgun sequence:
- the LOC140986970 gene encoding protein JOKA2-like — MLVDDDLRDIVKQRLELLRITVKLTAEKNATKYYSSGSSTPLKSPPVQKPFQYTKTALEPLCETLVKLSTNLASKASTSTPDIKSLVNYFSDVSSSYLAYISEFQPRMQTPTDNFVMKSSETSKADAAQSMVRLNVGFEGFIKQNESMEKLELLATVIDNSVKLGYKSVVSIKASSATGPGLNDVGLDSKTINAGWPVRDSLQYIFPCFLLVRIESIGLLFRKVRADQ; from the coding sequence ATGCTCGTTGATGATGATCTCCGTGATATTGTGAAGCAGAGGCTGGAGCTTTTACGAATTACTGTCAAGCTGACTGCTGAAAAAAATGCCACAAAGTATTATTCAAGTGGAAGTTCTACTCCCTTGAAATCACCTCCGGTGCAGAAACCGTTTCAATATACTAAAACTGCTCTGGAGCCTCTATGTGAGACTCTTGTGAAGCTTTCGACTAATTTGGCATCTAAAGCGTCGACCTCCACACCCGATATTAAGAGTCTCGTTAACTACTTCTCAGACGTGAGCTCGTCCTACTTGGCCTATATTTCAGAGTTCCAACCTAGAATGCAGACTCCCACTGATAACTTTGTAATGAAAAGCTCGGAAACATCCAAGGCTGATGCTGCCCAATCAATGGTTCGATTAAATGTTGGATTTGAAGGGTTCATCAAGCAAAATGAGAGCATGGAAAAACTTGAACTGCTGGCAACCGTGATAGACAATTCTGTGAAACTTGGTTATAAAAGTGTAGTAAGCATAAAGGCTTCTTCTGCAACTGGACCTGGTTTAAATGATGTGGGACTTGACTCAAAAACTATCAATGCTGGCTGGCCAGTGAGGGATTCTTTGCAATATATATTCCCTTGTTTCCTACTTGTTAG